From Enterococcus wangshanyuanii, the proteins below share one genomic window:
- the rpsO gene encoding 30S ribosomal protein S15: MAMSKEKKNEIIKEYARHEGDTGSPEVQIAVLTADINHLNEHARVHKKDHHSYRGLMKKIGHRRNLLAYLRKTDIQRYRVLIERLGLRR; the protein is encoded by the coding sequence ATGGCAATGTCAAAAGAAAAGAAAAACGAAATCATCAAAGAGTATGCTCGTCATGAAGGAGATACTGGTTCACCAGAAGTACAGATTGCTGTATTGACTGCTGATATCAATCACTTGAATGAACACGCTCGCGTTCACAAAAAAGATCACCATTCTTACCGTGGACTAATGAAAAAAATTGGTCACCGTCGTAACTTATTAGCTTATCTACGTAAGACTGATATCCAACGTTACCGCGTATTGATCGAACGCTTAGGATTACGTCGTTAA
- the def gene encoding peptide deformylase produces MITMEDIIREGNPTLREVAKEVAVPLSDEDIKLGEEMIEFLKNSQDPVKAEELALRGGVGLAAPQLDISKRIIAVHVPSNDLENPEPTLSAVMYNPKILSHSVQDACLGEGEGCLSVDREVPGYVVRHNKITLSYTDITGEKQKIRLKNYEAIVVQHEIDHLNGVMFYDHINQQNPFALKDGVLVIE; encoded by the coding sequence ATGATCACCATGGAGGATATTATCCGTGAAGGAAACCCCACGCTTAGAGAAGTGGCAAAAGAAGTAGCCGTGCCGCTATCTGATGAAGATATCAAGCTAGGCGAAGAAATGATAGAATTTCTGAAAAACAGCCAAGACCCAGTCAAAGCAGAGGAACTAGCTTTACGCGGTGGCGTTGGTCTAGCTGCACCTCAGCTAGATATTTCAAAACGTATCATCGCAGTCCATGTACCAAGTAACGATTTAGAAAATCCTGAACCAACATTGAGTGCCGTAATGTATAATCCTAAAATTTTGAGCCATTCTGTTCAAGACGCTTGCTTAGGCGAAGGTGAAGGCTGCTTATCGGTAGACCGCGAAGTCCCAGGCTATGTGGTACGTCATAACAAGATCACCCTTTCTTATACTGACATTACAGGTGAAAAGCAAAAAATCCGCTTGAAAAATTACGAAGCGATCGTCGTTCAGCATGAGATCGATCATTTAAATGGTGTGATGTTTTATGATCATATCAACCAGCAAAACCCATTTGCTTTGAAAGATGGCGTGCTGGTGATTGAGTAA
- a CDS encoding CPBP family intramembrane glutamic endopeptidase, with translation MLKIIYLSIYFLVTQIIPAIGTSWNYFDPTYLFIQKIILILLAILFFKKELIGSLKIVKLRRAVYTVIITFVVMLFTYIIIATMLNTKVVFARYDWKILFFVESIFLGPFIEEIAYRYCFINSDHSYLKIVMASISSVLFAFNHAAAANYNLIFLIPFLVLGIILSIFYIVGKNIWYSILAHSFFNFMIFITPLLMSS, from the coding sequence ATGCTTAAAATTATATATCTTTCCATTTATTTTTTAGTAACACAAATAATTCCAGCTATAGGAACTAGCTGGAATTATTTTGATCCAACTTATCTATTCATTCAAAAAATAATTCTTATTTTGCTAGCGATTTTATTCTTTAAAAAAGAGTTGATTGGAAGTTTAAAAATAGTAAAGTTGAGAAGAGCTGTTTACACTGTAATAATTACGTTTGTGGTAATGCTGTTTACGTACATAATAATAGCTACTATGTTAAATACAAAAGTCGTTTTTGCTAGGTATGATTGGAAAATATTATTTTTTGTTGAAAGTATTTTTTTAGGACCGTTCATAGAAGAAATTGCTTATCGATATTGTTTTATTAATTCTGATCATAGCTATTTAAAAATAGTTATGGCTTCAATATCTAGTGTACTATTTGCATTCAATCATGCAGCAGCTGCAAATTATAATCTTATATTTTTAATTCCATTTTTAGTATTGGGAATCATTTTAAGTATATTTTATATAGTTGGAAAAAATATTTGGTACAGCATTTTAGCTCATTCTTTTTTCAATTTTATGATCTTTATTACTCCATTACTCATGAGTAGCTAA
- a CDS encoding LMxysn_1693 family intestinal colonization protein, which produces MKKILVSVLFSGLLFGSVTLGVTSEASEVINDNDEYYYIIEDTSQIQSRTWAKTQSYTIKKGKRTFLGNYTTSRKSTIEVTTQAGPVKIKLGHTYSESGKFKKYRQEAKITVTYKRYRKVDNKYVDTKTVTSNTSYTDYVPA; this is translated from the coding sequence ATGAAAAAAATTTTGGTAAGTGTCTTGTTTAGTGGTTTATTATTTGGTAGCGTAACATTAGGAGTAACTTCTGAAGCAAGTGAAGTAATCAATGATAATGACGAATATTATTATATAATTGAGGATACTTCTCAGATTCAATCGCGTACATGGGCAAAAACGCAAAGTTATACTATAAAAAAAGGCAAAAGAACGTTCTTGGGGAACTATACTACATCTAGAAAGTCGACTATTGAGGTAACTACTCAAGCGGGACCAGTAAAAATAAAATTGGGTCATACTTATTCTGAGAGTGGTAAATTCAAAAAGTACAGACAAGAAGCGAAAATCACAGTTACTTATAAACGTTATAGAAAAGTAGATAATAAATATGTTGATACCAAAACGGTAACTTCCAATACATCATACACAGATTATGTGCCAGCATAA
- a CDS encoding helix-turn-helix domain-containing protein gives MVLADRLRAHRENKGLSQAAVATKLNISRQSVSKWETGKGYPDIDNLVLLSKIYEVSIDELVQENKVLKKKIEENNQTIDEHRKKLDWIHHPGLEEKDEGLLLLIVVIGLSIAAPLGLFIAPIIMKRNKKSNTFYMLINIVSVCCILINLYFMFIMVGDYLLWDQKIEVNYTPDP, from the coding sequence TTGGTTTTAGCTGATCGATTACGTGCACATAGAGAAAATAAAGGGCTTTCACAAGCGGCTGTGGCAACTAAATTGAATATTTCTCGTCAATCAGTTTCCAAATGGGAGACTGGAAAAGGTTATCCGGACATTGATAATCTAGTGTTACTTAGCAAAATTTATGAAGTTTCAATTGACGAACTCGTCCAAGAAAATAAAGTATTGAAGAAAAAAATTGAAGAGAATAACCAAACGATAGACGAGCATCGAAAAAAGTTAGACTGGATTCATCACCCAGGGCTTGAGGAAAAGGATGAAGGGTTGCTACTACTGATTGTCGTCATTGGTTTGTCCATAGCTGCCCCATTAGGTTTATTTATTGCCCCAATCATTATGAAACGGAATAAAAAAAGCAACACATTTTACATGTTAATTAACATTGTAAGCGTGTGCTGCATTCTAATTAATTTGTATTTTATGTTCATTATGGTTGGCGACTATCTTTTATGGGATCAAAAAATTGAAGTAAACTATACACCTGATCCTTAA
- a CDS encoding DUF5626 family protein yields MKKIFIFGTVVFLSLVSKGAVSYAEETPTSVTYPLRTTEKQISSIITEEGEELIITIEKEPALSRALGNGTYTVSTERKGSWRASYQITIKNNSITTAKNAKAVAISGSFTGKSLRIDNSKQATYYLKRKVGTSTVTINLRAKINGSRLNVSVLT; encoded by the coding sequence ATGAAAAAGATATTTATTTTTGGGACTGTAGTATTTTTAAGTCTGGTTAGTAAGGGAGCTGTTAGTTACGCAGAAGAAACTCCAACATCTGTTACTTATCCATTACGTACTACAGAAAAACAAATTTCGAGCATTATTACAGAAGAAGGAGAAGAATTGATTATCACAATAGAAAAAGAACCAGCTCTTTCTAGGGCATTAGGAAACGGTACGTACACTGTTTCTACTGAAAGAAAAGGTTCTTGGAGAGCTAGTTATCAGATAACTATAAAAAACAATTCAATTACTACTGCAAAAAATGCAAAAGCGGTTGCTATATCCGGTTCATTTACTGGTAAATCCTTGCGAATCGACAATTCAAAGCAAGCAACGTACTATTTAAAGCGAAAAGTGGGTACCTCTACAGTAACAATCAATCTTCGAGCAAAAATAAATGGTTCTAGATTAAATGTTTCAGTTTTAACTTAA
- a CDS encoding Cof-type HAD-IIB family hydrolase: MKRKLFAFDIDGTLLGSDKQPLESTREALALLRQQGHLVTVATGRSRFMAQDIILDLDFSNYVLCNGAAAFLDHEQYYQNLLDEKELQRFSSELEKREIGLAYVGLDDVKKNNHHRQLQMAEAMGSIDFAAPEYDGDFHKENDVYQGLAFYDESYNGVFDSEFSKFRFVRWHPQSVDIVPKSGSKAATLLNLADRVGIERENIITFGDGENDREMLREAGIGVAMGNALPHIQKEAKFVTDTNDNDGIWKALKELKAI; the protein is encoded by the coding sequence ATGAAAAGAAAACTTTTTGCATTTGATATTGATGGAACATTACTAGGAAGCGACAAGCAACCACTGGAGAGTACAAGAGAAGCATTAGCACTACTTAGACAGCAAGGTCATCTGGTGACTGTTGCTACAGGCCGCAGCCGTTTTATGGCGCAGGATATTATTTTAGACTTAGATTTTTCAAACTATGTTCTTTGTAATGGTGCTGCCGCATTTTTAGATCATGAGCAGTATTATCAAAATTTATTGGATGAAAAAGAGTTGCAGCGCTTTTCATCTGAACTGGAAAAAAGAGAGATCGGTTTGGCGTATGTCGGCTTAGACGACGTGAAAAAAAACAATCACCACCGCCAGTTACAAATGGCGGAAGCAATGGGCTCGATTGATTTTGCAGCTCCAGAATATGATGGGGATTTTCATAAGGAAAATGATGTCTATCAAGGCTTAGCATTTTATGATGAATCATATAATGGTGTGTTTGATAGTGAGTTTTCTAAATTCCGCTTTGTTCGCTGGCATCCTCAAAGTGTAGATATCGTGCCAAAAAGTGGATCAAAAGCTGCTACTTTATTGAACTTAGCAGATCGTGTCGGAATCGAGCGGGAAAATATCATTACGTTTGGTGATGGCGAAAACGACCGAGAAATGCTAAGAGAAGCAGGAATCGGTGTAGCGATGGGCAATGCACTGCCGCATATCCAAAAAGAAGCGAAGTTTGTGACAGATACCAACGATAATGATGGGATTTGGAAAGCGTTGAAAGAGTTAAAGGCGATTTAG